A window from Ignavibacteriota bacterium encodes these proteins:
- a CDS encoding orotate phosphoribosyltransferase, translating to MTNQELLQMFYKSNALLEGHFLLTSGRHSNQYFQCAKVLQYPNYTEAICKVITDFFKDYKIDLVISPAIGGIVVGQEVARQLNKKFIFAEREEKNLTLRRGFEIQEGENVLVCEDVVTTGGSVFEVIEIVKKANANVVAVGMIVDRSNGKVNFGVSQKSTIQLEVISYQPDECPICKTDIPLIKPGSRKV from the coding sequence ATGACAAATCAAGAATTATTACAAATGTTTTATAAAAGCAATGCCCTTTTAGAAGGGCATTTTTTATTAACTTCCGGTAGACATAGTAACCAATATTTTCAATGTGCAAAAGTTTTACAATATCCAAATTATACTGAAGCAATTTGCAAAGTAATTACAGATTTTTTTAAGGATTACAAAATTGATTTGGTAATTTCACCAGCTATTGGCGGAATTGTTGTGGGTCAAGAAGTTGCACGACAATTAAATAAAAAATTTATTTTTGCAGAAAGAGAAGAAAAAAATTTAACATTACGAAGAGGATTTGAAATTCAAGAAGGTGAAAATGTTTTAGTTTGCGAGGATGTTGTAACAACCGGCGGTTCTGTTTTTGAAGTTATTGAAATTGTAAAAAAAGCAAATGCAAATGTTGTTGCTGTAGGAATGATTGTTGATAGAAGCAATGGAAAGGTAAATTTTGGTGTTTCACAAAAAAGCACAATACAATTGGAGGTTATTTCATATCAACCAGATGAATGCCCAATTTGTAAAACTGATATTCCATTAATAAAACCCGGAAGTAGGAAAGTATAA